In Deltaproteobacteria bacterium, the sequence ACCGAGGGCGCCCGCGTCACCATCTGCGCCCGGCGCCCCGAGCGGCTCCGCGCGGCCGAGGCGGAGCTCCGCGCGTGCGGCGGCGATGTGCTCGCGGTGGCGGCCGACCTCGCGACCGAGGAGGGGGTGGACAGGGTGTGGCGCGCGCACTGCGAGGCCTGCGACGATGGCGCGGACATCCTGGTGAACAACGTGACCGGCGGGCCCTCGCCGCCCGATGTCCTCAGCGCCACCGACGCCGACTGGCTCGCGAGCTACACCATGAACCTGGTGGTGCACGTGCGCTTCATCCGCCGCGCGCTGCCCGGCATGCTCGAGCGCGGCTGGGGCCGCATCGTGAACGTCGCGTCCACCTCCGCCCGCCAGCCCGACGACCGGGCGCCGACCTACGGGCCGGCCAAGGCCGCGCTCGTGAACCTCTC encodes:
- a CDS encoding SDR family NAD(P)-dependent oxidoreductase, with product MDLRLAGRRALVTGSSAGIGKAIAAALATEGARVTICARRPERLRAAEAELRACGGDVLAVAADLATEEGVDRVWRAHCEACDDGADILVNNVTGGPSPPDVLSATDADWLASYTMNLVVHVRFIRRALPGMLERGWGRIVNVASTSARQPDDRAPTYGPAKAALVNLSKQLANVYSGRGVLTNCVCPGITRTEAAMRAAVQRTGRTGDDPRRVFDEYFGARRPLPAGRFGEPEDTGALVALLCSELAAWVTGACFDIDGGWVKSIM